In Thunnus maccoyii chromosome 3, fThuMac1.1, whole genome shotgun sequence, the following proteins share a genomic window:
- the LOC121894747 gene encoding aminoacylase-1-like, producing the protein MLPDKDGPGVGGGQSSAAGEDPSVSLFREYLRLKTVHPEPDYDAALRFLDRMAEELGLPIKKIEVCPGRVVSVMTWEGTNPTLKSILLNSHTDVVPVFQEHWKYDAFSAYKDAEGNIYARGTQDMKCVTIQYIQAVRRLKAEGRKLLRTVHLMFVPDEEVGGHKGMETFVTHPEFQKLNIGFALDEGLANPSEAFTVFYGERNPWWITVHCPGSPGHGSRFVENTAAEKLHQVINSFLGFREKEKHRLNTSECFTLGDVTTVNMTMVKGGVAYNVIPAEMDVSFDLRIPPTVNLQEFERQIKQWCKEAGEDVTYEFAQKHMNQNVTSTEESDPWWSAFSGACKAMKMTLEKEIFPAATDSRFIRAVGIPAIGFSPMNRTPILLHDHNEYLNEHVFLKGIDVYERLIPTLASVPAFPDEA; encoded by the exons ATGCTGCCTGACAAAGATGGTCCAGGTGTTGGAGGTGGACAGAGCTCTGCTGCGGGAGAGGACCCCTCTGTGAGTCTGTTCAGAGAGTACCTCCGTCTCAAAACTGTCCACCCAGAGCCCGACTATG ATGCTGCTCTTAGGTTCCTGGACAGAATGGCAGAGGAGCTCGGGCTACCCATAAAAAAGATTGAG GTTTGTCCAGGCAGAGTCGTGTCAGTCATGACATGGGAGGGGACGAACCCGACCTTGAAATCCATCTTATTGAATTCCCACACAGATGTTGTCCCTGTCTTCCAG GAACATTGGAAATACGATGCTTTCAGTGCTTACAAAGATGCAGAGGGCAACATTTATGCCCGGGGAACACAGGACATGAAATGTGTAACTATACA GTACATCCAGGCAGTCAGAAGACTGAAGGCAGAAGGACGGAAATTGTTGCGCACTGTGCACTTAATGTTTGTTCCTG ATGAAGAAGTTGGAGGTCACAAGGGAATGGAAACATTTGTGACACATCCAGAGTTCCAAAAATTGAACATTGGCTTCGCTCTCGATGaag GTCTGGCCAACCCTTCCGAGGCCTTCACTGTGTTTTATGGAGAGAGGAACCCCTGGT GGATTACAGTCCACTGCCCAGGAAGTCCAGGTCATGGGTCAAGGTTTGTGGAGAACACAGCTGCTGAGAAGCTG CACCAAGTCATAAACTCTTTCCTGGGCttcagagagaaggagaaacacAG GCTAAACACCAGTGAGTGTTTCACACTCGGTGATGTCACCACAGTAAATATGACCATGGTGAAGGGAGGCGTGGCCTACAATGTCATCCCAGCTGAAATGGACGTCAGCTTTGACCTAAGAATACCACCAACAGTAAATTTAcag GAGTTTGAACGACAGATCAAACAGTGGTGTAAGGAAGCAGGAGAAGACGTCACTTATGAATTTGCTCAG AAACATATGAACCAGAATGTGACATCGACAGAGGAGAGTGATCCTTGGTGGAGCGCCTTCAGTGGAGCCTGCAAGGCGAT GAAAATGACTCTAGAAAAAGAGATATTTCCAGCCGCCACAGACAGCCGTTTTATTCGGGCG GTGGGTATCCCCGCTATCGGCTTTTCCCCAATGAACCGGACACCAATCCTGCTGCACGATCACAACGAGTATCTGAACGAGCATGTCTTCCTGAAAGGCATCGACGTGTACGAGAGGCTAATCCCAACTTTGGCCAGCGTACCTGCCTTTCCTGATGAGGCTTAG